The DNA window CTCACATAACCCTGGCAAGGCTAAAGGAGCGCCCAAGCCCAGAAGTAGCGAGGTTCATTGTAGAGCACTCCTCTTATGACATTGGAGAGATGACGATCAAGGCTGTGAGGCTTAAGAAGAGCACCTTGACCCCAAGAGGGCCAATATATGAAACCATAGCGGAGGCTCGCGTTGAATGAGCTGTGACGATGTGCGAGCGCCATTAGAGGAGGAGGTCTTAAGCAAGCTAAGACCGTCAAAGGTTCAACTTAGGACCCTTTCAAACCTCTATGAACTACTAAAGTCTCGTCTAGCTTCATACCTGGGCTCTGAGGGCCTTAGCTTCGTCGTAGAGCCTGAGGGCAGCTTTGCGAAGGGGACCCTTCTCTCTGACCACTGGGAGCTCGACGTCTTCGTCTTGTTCAAGGACGTTGATGAGGCTTGGATCAAGGCTAAGGCCAGGAAGGAGCTGGAGCGTGCTCTTGAAGGGCTGCCCCTTCTTATAAAGTATAGCGAGCACCCCTACGTGACAGTGTCTCTTATGGGCCTTGAGGCTGACGTCGTGCCTGTAAGGTATCTAGAGAAGCCCACGCGCAACATGATGGGGGTCAGCAGGACTCCATTCCACACGAGCTACGTCAGGTCTAGGCTTAACGATTGCATGGCTGATGACGTCAGGCTCCTTAAGTCCTTGTTTAAGGGCATAGGTGCCTATGGAGCTGAGGCGCACGTAGGAGGCTTCTCCGGCTACTTAAGCGAGCTCCTGATAATAACATATGGCAGCTTTCATAAGGCCATAGAGGCCATCTCTAAGTGGAAGCCGCCTGTCTTCATAGATCCTGAGAGCGTTGGCGACAGAAGGGACCTTGAGGAAAGGTACTGCAACACCCCCTTGATAGTTGTGGATCCCGTGGATCCTGCGAGGAACGCTGCAGCCGCCGTGACTGCAGAAAAGCTTAACTTAGCAATAACCGCAGCTAAGCTCTATCTAAGGAGGCCTAGGAGGGAGTTCTTTCACATGTTCAGTAGGTATGTGACGCTAGGGGTAGGGGTCCCCGCGGCGCTCCTGCTGTGCAGGGGCGACTACTCAAACAGCCCGCCGGGCGACGTGTGGGGCAGACTTGCAAGGGCGTCTAAGTCGTTAAGCAGCATAATGGCAGGCTATGGCTTCAACGTGCTGAGGACATCATTTTACACAGATGAGCACTCGGTGGCAGCTGTAGGATTGCTCCTTGATACGTTAAGGCTTCCCGCTATTGAAGCTGTGAGGGGCCCTCAGCCTTATGTAAGCAGCGAGCAGATAGAGAGCTTCGCTTCGAGCAGGTCCAGCGAGGGCCTATGGTTTGAGGAAGGCCTTATAGGGGTCAGAAGGAGGAAGATAGACAGCGCCCAGCGCGCTTTAACAGAGGCCGCGGAGCAGGCTCCGCTGCCAGAGGGCACAAGTGGTTGCGAAGTCATAGTGTTTGATGACGTAAGGGATGCTGCTAAGATTAGCTGGGTGCTGAGGGATTGGATTTCAAGGGAGCTGGCTTCAACGCCTGCCTGGCTTCTGCAGGGCTAGACTCGCCTATAGCCAGGCTGCTGTTCTGCTATCCGCTTGACTACGAAGGCGCCTGTGACTTTCATAAGCTGGCTTCAGAGGCCCTCTCAATAGGCGTTGAAAGCATATGCGTAGGTGGGCCTGTGAGGCTTGACTTTGTGTCAAAGGACCTCAGGGTCCTCGGTAAAGGACACGCTGGGCTTGTGGTGGCTGTGAATGCTGAGGGTGCTCTTAAGGCCCTCAAGGTGAGGAGACAGGACAGCAAGAGAGCGAGCATAGCCGTAGAGGCTGAAAGGTTGATAATTGGATCGAGGGTTGGCGCCACTCCAGCTGTTTATGGGTATACCGATAACATGATTCTAATGGACTTCGCGGGCTCCTTCACTTTAGGATCAGCCATGCAGCTTAGCTCGGTTGAACTCATGGATGCCATACTTGGGGCCTTAAGGGCCGCGCGCGCACTTGACACAGTTAATATTCTGCATGCAGAGATTCACAGGCCCTTTAAGAATGTGCTGTATCCAAATCCAGCGAGGCTCAGCACGGCGCTCATAGTTGACCTTGACTCTGCAGCTAATGACTGTGGGAATGCCAGCAGAATAGCAGGGTCCCTCCTTGTAAGGCTGTGCGGCTTCGTACCGGCTGAGCTGCGCCACTCGTTGTCGCGCTATTCAAGGGGCTGCGAGCAGTCAGAATACAGGGACTTAGAGAGGTTAGTGCTTGAAGCCTTTGCCCATGGATGCAAGCTAGCGGACGACAATAAAGGCTCTCAAGAGCGCAGTTAAAATATGGTCTAGAGGCTTCCTCATAATTGACCATCATTTAGTTGGGGAAAAGCCAAAGCAAACTGTAGTAAGAAAGTAATTTGATGAAAAAGGCTCACTCGTCGATTTCGGCGAGACCCTTGGCGGAGGGAGTCTCTCCAAGTACGCTGCTTGAGATGGAGCTCCTTAGCAGTAGCCTGTACTTGTCCTCAACATATAGCTTGGTAAAGTCGCTTGTGCTTAGGAACCTCAGGCTAACGGGCCTAAAAGAAAGCCGCGCTCCGCAGACAGGACATGTCATGCCGTCAAAGCCGCTCAGGGCCTTCTTAGGAAGCGGGGGGCCGTTAAACTTATTTCTGTCATTCTTGTCGCCTATAGCATACCTGTAAAGTATGGCACCGCAGTTGTGGCATCTTATTAGAATTCTTCCAACACTCATTCCATCGGTGTTCACGGTCTCACCAGCACGCCAAGGTATTACTTGGCTTAACCTGGTACTAATAGTAAGCGCAGGCTGGTCTACCAGTCAAAGGGTTTATTAACAGGGTTCATTCATATAGTAAGCGAGTTGAAATGTTCGTTAAGTCAAGCTATAAAACCATATGAAAAAGGTTTTAGATAAGGGTATACCTTTGGTAACTTAAGCTGCTGTTTAGCAGTCCTTTGAGAGAAATTTAATACAAAGGTCAGTACAGACAACATTTCACATTCCTTAATGTAAGCTTAGCCTGCCACCTCTAAGGGACATAAAAATAGCTAGGGTTCGGGCTTCTGTATTATAAGCTCAGCGCTGAAACTAGCACAGGGGGCCTTGAGCACTACTGACGATATAGGGATAACTGTCAGGCTTGCCCAGTATACGCCGGACGCTCCAAGGATCGTCGCAGCTGCGTCTAAGATGAGCGTGTCAAGGAAGGGCTCTTCAGAACTCCTCAAGATAGACGATGCCGAGGTAGAGCTGTGGATAAGGGAGACCCTAAAGAGAGGGCACCTAAGTCCCTGGGAGCACTCGAGCTATACATTTATAGTTGAGGGGTGCTCAAGGGTGTGCTCTCATCAGCTAGTCAGACACAGGATAGCCAGCTTTACGCAGCAAAGCATGAGGTACACCGAGGCCTCGCTAAGGGACATGGCGCTGAGGGCTGCAGGTCTAGTTGGCTTAAGGTGTCCTGAGAGGCCCAAGGGAGACGCCGCTAGGGATGCGTATATGTGCTACTCTGAGGCGCTGAGGCATGGATCTGAGGCCCTAGGCCCAGACGAAGTTGCTAGGCTAGCGTCAATAGCGTATGTCGTACCGCCATCCATGTCGTCAGATAAGAGGCTTGAGGAGTACGCCAGGGGGCTTTTGGCTACAACCGCCCTATACTATAGGCTACTCTCCACGGGGGCCCCAAAGGAGGATTCAAGGTTTATTATACCAATGGCTGTGAGAACGAAGATTGCCTTTACAATGAATGGCAGGGAGCTGATAGCGTCATTCCTGCCGCTCAGGATGTGCTCCCATGCCCAGTGGGAGATAAGGCACGTGGCCTGGCT is part of the Acidilobus sp. 7A genome and encodes:
- the cca gene encoding CCA tRNA nucleotidyltransferase — encoded protein: MRAPLEEEVLSKLRPSKVQLRTLSNLYELLKSRLASYLGSEGLSFVVEPEGSFAKGTLLSDHWELDVFVLFKDVDEAWIKAKARKELERALEGLPLLIKYSEHPYVTVSLMGLEADVVPVRYLEKPTRNMMGVSRTPFHTSYVRSRLNDCMADDVRLLKSLFKGIGAYGAEAHVGGFSGYLSELLIITYGSFHKAIEAISKWKPPVFIDPESVGDRRDLEERYCNTPLIVVDPVDPARNAAAAVTAEKLNLAITAAKLYLRRPRREFFHMFSRYVTLGVGVPAALLLCRGDYSNSPPGDVWGRLARASKSLSSIMAGYGFNVLRTSFYTDEHSVAAVGLLLDTLRLPAIEAVRGPQPYVSSEQIESFASSRSSEGLWFEEGLIGVRRRKIDSAQRALTEAAEQAPLPEGTSGCEVIVFDDVRDAAKISWVLRDWISRELASTPAWLLQG
- the thyX gene encoding FAD-dependent thymidylate synthase, with amino-acid sequence MSTTDDIGITVRLAQYTPDAPRIVAAASKMSVSRKGSSELLKIDDAEVELWIRETLKRGHLSPWEHSSYTFIVEGCSRVCSHQLVRHRIASFTQQSMRYTEASLRDMALRAAGLVGLRCPERPKGDAARDAYMCYSEALRHGSEALGPDEVARLASIAYVVPPSMSSDKRLEEYARGLLATTALYYRLLSTGAPKEDSRFIIPMAVRTKIAFTMNGRELIASFLPLRMCSHAQWEIRHVAWLTWRELMKVHPQLFKYAGPSCVFINNAQLSEPAALEDYLSGKTGFIIPKCPELVEGPKIRSCLLFASRSLTGNPLVPETSTGDDEAR